The following coding sequences are from one Scomber japonicus isolate fScoJap1 chromosome 3, fScoJap1.pri, whole genome shotgun sequence window:
- the etnk2 gene encoding ethanolamine kinase 2 gives METQIHVPVGSPVIRKIPIFVDEHNVTEGAMKLIKELRPAWDPSLVKTKLFTDGTTNKLVGCYVDDSPDDVVLVRVYGNKTELIVDRDNELKSFQVLHANGCAPRLYCTFQNGICYEFMQGDALGTQDVRDPTLLRLIAREMARIHAIHAHNGCIPKPNLWIKMRKYFSLVATEFTEQASNVRIQQEVPSKAVLEQEMVWMKEHLSTLGSPVVLCHNDLLCKNIIHNSKEGHVRFIDYEYSSYNYQAFDIGNHFNEFAGMSEPDFGLYPSREMQMEWLKVYLQAYKLFTKKTEEVSQRELETLYVQVNKFALASHFFWGFWALIQAKYSTIDFDFLGYAVLRFNQYFKTKPAVMALQIPE, from the exons ATGGAGACGCAGATACATGTGCCTGTCGGCTCGCCGGTCATTAGAAAAATCCCCATTTTCGTGGACGAACACAACGTGACGGAGGGGGCCATGAAGCTCATCAAGGAGCTGAGACCGGCGTGGGACCCCAGCCTCGTCAAGACCAAG CTCTTCACTGACGGGACCACCAACAAGCTGGTGGGCTGCTACGTGGACGATAGTCCAGACGATGTAGTCCTGGTCCGAGTATACGGGAACAAGACAGAGCTGATTGTGGACAGAGACAATGAGCTCAAAAGCTTTCAG GTGCTGCACGCTAATGGTTGCGCCCCCCGCCTCTACTGCACCTTTCAGAACGGTATCTGCTATGAGTTCATGCAGGGGGACGCTCTCGGGACACAGGATGTCAGAGATCCTACCCTACTCAG ACTGATAGCCAGGGAGATGGCTCGAATCCACGCCATCCACGCACACAACGGTTGCATCCCCAAACCCAACCTCTGGATCAAGATGAGAAAATACTTCTCCCTGGTTGCTACAGAGTTCACCGAGCAAGCTTCCAACGTCAG AATCCAGCAGGAGGTGCCCAGCAAGGCGGTGCTGGAGCAGGAGATGGTGTGGATGAAGGAGCATCTCTCCACACTGGGCTCCCCCGTGGTGCTCTGCCACAATGACCTGCTCTGCAAGAACATCATTCACAACAGCAAAGAGG GTCATGTCCGCTTCATAGACTATGAGTACTCCAGTTACAACTACCAGGCCTTCGACATCGGCAACCACTTCAATGAATTTGCAG gCATGTCTGAGCCAGACTTCGGGCTGTACCCCAGTCGGGAGATGCAGATGGAGTGGCTCAAGGTGTATCTACAGGCGTACAAACTCTTCACCAAGAAAACCGAAGAAGTCAGCCAGAGAGAGCTGGAGACGCTCTATGTACAGGTCAACAAGTTTGCACTG GCTTCTCACTTCTTTTGGGGCTTCTGGGCGCTCATCCAGGCCAAATACTCAACTATCGACTTTGACTTCCTCGG GTACGCCGTGCTACGTTTCAACCAGTACTTCAAGACCAAACCTGCAGTGATGGCCCTGCAGATCCCAGAATGA